A window from Catenulispora sp. MAP5-51 encodes these proteins:
- a CDS encoding SDR family oxidoreductase, whose protein sequence is MTSFTGRVAVVTGGTKGIGRAVAARFEAAGATVVTLARTEPAQAVGRFIAADLASSAAIAAAFKTIAAEFGRVDVLVNNAGGARPGRALDYPEAAARAAFDLNVLGVLYAAQCMYPLTPEHGGASIVNIGSVAGTRPSPGTAVYGAAKAALASLTKSLALEWAPRVRVNCVVPGPVLTESLTAYYGGPEAAALVGQGLPMGRMAEPGDIAGACLYLASEEAAQVSGAELLVHGAGEAPRFNRESGASGPAPAPVRK, encoded by the coding sequence GTGACGTCGTTCACCGGACGGGTCGCCGTCGTCACCGGCGGGACCAAGGGCATCGGGCGGGCCGTCGCGGCGCGCTTCGAGGCGGCCGGGGCCACCGTGGTGACCCTGGCGCGCACCGAGCCGGCGCAGGCCGTCGGCCGCTTCATCGCCGCCGATCTGGCCTCCTCGGCCGCCATCGCGGCGGCCTTCAAAACCATCGCCGCCGAGTTCGGGCGCGTCGACGTGCTCGTCAACAACGCCGGCGGCGCGCGGCCGGGCCGGGCGCTGGACTACCCCGAGGCCGCGGCGCGGGCGGCGTTCGATCTCAACGTGCTGGGTGTCCTGTACGCCGCGCAGTGCATGTACCCCCTGACGCCCGAGCACGGCGGCGCCTCCATCGTGAACATCGGCTCGGTGGCCGGGACCCGGCCCAGCCCCGGTACGGCCGTCTACGGCGCCGCCAAGGCCGCCCTGGCCTCGCTCACCAAGAGCCTGGCGCTGGAGTGGGCGCCGCGGGTCCGGGTGAACTGCGTCGTCCCGGGGCCCGTGCTGACCGAGTCGCTCACCGCGTACTACGGCGGTCCGGAAGCGGCGGCGCTGGTCGGGCAGGGGCTGCCGATGGGGCGGATGGCCGAGCCCGGGGACATCGCCGGGGCCTGCCTGTATCTGGCCTCCGAGGAGGCCGCGCAGGTTTCCGGCGCGGAACTGCTTGTGCACGGCGCCGGCGAGGCGCCGCGCTTCAACCGCGAGTCCGGCGCGTCCGGGCCCGCGCCGGCACCGGTGCGGAAGTGA
- a CDS encoding TetR family transcriptional regulator: MTAQQVRTVDGRIAGKRGQATRARLLECLGEMLVSQPYRSITVIDVARLAGTSPATFYQYFPDIESAIIEIANDMAKDGAHLKELADGRTWSGKAGMQAAEALVDGFLEFWNEHEAILRVVDLATAEGDKRFHKIRMKILNNVTISLADAISELQSAGKADAVMPPTATAGALVAMLASISAHQRVFEAWSIKLAELRAAMIGLVFMGITQKKPVAV, encoded by the coding sequence ATGACAGCTCAGCAAGTGCGCACCGTCGACGGGCGGATCGCGGGCAAGCGCGGCCAGGCCACCCGGGCCCGGCTCCTGGAGTGCCTCGGCGAGATGCTCGTTTCCCAGCCGTACCGCTCCATCACGGTGATCGACGTCGCGCGGCTGGCCGGCACCTCCCCGGCCACGTTCTACCAGTACTTCCCGGACATCGAGTCGGCGATCATCGAGATCGCCAACGACATGGCCAAGGACGGCGCGCACCTGAAGGAGCTCGCCGACGGCCGCACCTGGTCCGGCAAGGCCGGCATGCAGGCCGCCGAGGCACTGGTCGACGGGTTCCTGGAGTTCTGGAACGAGCACGAGGCGATCCTGCGCGTGGTGGACCTGGCCACCGCCGAGGGCGACAAGCGCTTCCACAAGATCCGGATGAAGATCCTGAACAACGTCACCATCTCGCTGGCCGACGCCATCAGCGAGCTGCAGTCCGCGGGCAAGGCCGACGCCGTGATGCCGCCGACCGCGACCGCCGGCGCCCTGGTGGCCATGCTGGCCTCGATCTCGGCGCACCAGCGGGTGTTCGAGGCCTGGAGCATCAAGCTGGCCGAGCTGCGCGCGGCGATGATCGGCTTGGTCTTCATGGGGATCACGCAGAAGAAGCCCGTCGCGGTATAG